The following coding sequences lie in one Candidatus Nitrospira allomarina genomic window:
- the hisH gene encoding imidazole glycerol phosphate synthase subunit HisH has translation MIAIIDYGMGNLRSVQKGFECVGHEAVVTRDLPVINQASHVVLPGVGAFGDCMDNLARFELMDVIYRSIASGKPFLGICLGYQLLFSESEEFGYHQGLGILAGKVKAIPRPSNEGETSLKIPHMGWNTIQVNTVAPPLRGIASDSYVYFVHSYYVEPTDCALVSTQTDYGISFASSVWKDNVFATQWHPEKSQAVGLQVLKNFGDWQ, from the coding sequence ATGATTGCTATTATTGATTATGGGATGGGAAATCTTCGGAGCGTGCAGAAAGGGTTTGAATGTGTGGGCCATGAAGCAGTCGTGACTCGAGACCTTCCCGTAATTAACCAGGCCAGTCATGTCGTATTGCCGGGTGTGGGTGCGTTTGGGGATTGCATGGACAATCTGGCTCGCTTTGAGTTGATGGATGTCATATACCGTTCCATAGCTTCGGGAAAACCTTTTCTCGGCATTTGTTTAGGGTACCAATTGCTGTTTTCGGAAAGCGAAGAATTTGGATATCATCAGGGGTTAGGGATCCTGGCCGGGAAGGTGAAAGCGATTCCCCGTCCGTCCAATGAAGGAGAGACGTCGTTAAAAATTCCTCATATGGGTTGGAATACGATTCAGGTCAACACGGTCGCTCCGCCATTACGTGGCATTGCCTCCGACTCCTATGTGTATTTCGTGCATTCCTACTATGTGGAACCGACGGATTGTGCTCTCGTCAGTACCCAAACCGACTATGGAATTTCTTTTGCGAGTAGTGTCTGGAAAGACAATGTGTTTGCTACTCAATGGCATCCCGAGAAAAGTCAGGCCGTCGGGTTGCAGGTCTTAAAGAATTTTGGTGATTGGCAATGA